One stretch of Glycine soja cultivar W05 chromosome 7, ASM419377v2, whole genome shotgun sequence DNA includes these proteins:
- the LOC114420706 gene encoding uncharacterized protein LOC114420706, translated as MEAFSSVFAYRQHLKSLSDQLKNVDFPVDNSRLVLQLVFSLTEPYKRVATLIRQSDPLPQFYQARLILVLEEFCLKKAAQTSSSAMVARDLDESQEMSDHSSARLTNNGGKQYSNRGNSRKNRNNTGGCDNSGAGKGGFGGGGKSGGGNNRGGGQQQPQNNPWPAGQQWPWPWMQWVVPPCPYPAAPWARPNYQQTPRQQPGILGSRPQQAYTATAPTPTGIEAAMHTLDITPPDLNWYMDTSATSHMTSTSGNLTSYFNMSNHRGITIGNGQSIPIRGYG; from the coding sequence ATGGAGGCCTTTTCAAGTGTCTTTGCTTACCGTCAACATCTTAAGTCACTGTCGGATCAACTCAAGAACGTCGACTTTCCGGTCGATAACAGTAGGTTGGTTCTGCAATTGGTGTTCAGTCTCACTGAACCCTACAAGAGAGTGGCCACACTTATCCGTCAAAGTGATCCCTTGCCTCAATTTTATCAAGCACGGTTGATACTTGTTCTCGAAGAATTCTGCCTCAAGAAGGCGGCTCAGACCTCGTCCTCCGCCATGGTGGCTCGTGACTTGGACGAATCTCAAGAGATGTCTGATCATTCATCAGCACGCCTCACAAATAATGGTGGAAAACAGTATTCAAACCGTGGCAATTCTAGAAAGAATCGCAACAACACTGGTGGTTGTGATAACTCAGGCGCTGGCAAGGGAGGCTTTGGTGGCGGGGGTAAAAGTGGCGGTGGCAACAATCGTGGGGGTGGACAACAACAGCCCCAGAACAACCCCTGGCCTGCAGGACAGCAATGGCCTTGGCCATGGATGCAGTGGGTTGTTCCTCCTTGTCCGTACCCAGCTGCTCCATGGGCCAGGCCCAATTATCAGCAAACTCCACGCCAACAGCCCGGTATTCTTGGGTCTAGACCTCAGCAGGCATATACAGCCACAGCTCCTACTCCAACAGGCATCGAGGCTGCAATGCACACCCTCGATATTACTCCTCCAGATCTGAATTGGTATATGGACACTAGTGCCACCTCTCATATGACGTCCACCTCAGGTAATCTCACGTCTTATTTTAATATGAGCAATCATCGTGGTATCACTATTGGTAATGGTCAATCAATTCCTATTCGTGGTTATGGATAG